From Triticum aestivum cultivar Chinese Spring chromosome 4A, IWGSC CS RefSeq v2.1, whole genome shotgun sequence, a single genomic window includes:
- the LOC123082731 gene encoding uncharacterized protein produces the protein MEARTSSPAAAAAPLPPGRSPPGDIPAPPAGADPPLPRLFRLQALARPRPRRPLPPPLPQFAWRHASRARLLQPERALVPTFGNFALSTATMSPDDWWALDCRHGRALVESCRTGTLLVWDLVTGDKQYLPLPAHDCSGYNGVVLCAAGHTDHRDCHLCPFLVAFVFSDDRDFITSACVFSSETGAWGEITLIVIPDALVLPKPTALIGNTIYFLLDNNSIIEFVLDKHSLDLVEEVPYTYDQTIIMPTKDGCLGLAGVERFNFNFNLWSEVASIDGVVTWTHLRVIELEKILAPEAVSACMVGAIGAHAVGCAVDADVIFIDVYPRIYMIHLKSMKIEEVSK, from the coding sequence ATGGAGGCACGGACAAGCtcgccggcggccgccgccgcgccgcttccCCCGGGACGATCTCCTCCGGGAGATATTCCTGCGCCTCCCGCCGGAGCCGATCCACCTCTTCCGCGCCTCTTTCGTCTGCAAGCACTGGCGCGGCCTCGTCCACGACGCCCGCTTCCTCCACCGCTTCCGCAATTTGCATGGCGGCACGCCTCCCGTGCTCGGCTTCTTCAACCAGAAAGGGCCCTCGTCCCCACCTTCGGCAACTTCGCGCTCTCCACCGCCACAATGTCCCCAGATGACTGGTGGGCCCTCGACTGCCGCCACGGCCGCGCCCTCGTTGAGAGCTGCCGCACTGGGACGCTGCTTGTTTGGGACCTCGTGACCGGCGACAAGCAGTACCTGCCGCTCCCCGCGCATGACTGTTCTGGGTACAATGGCGTGGTTCTGTGTGCGGCTGGCCACACCGACCACCGCGACTGCCATTTGTGCCCATTTCTCGTGGCGTTCGTGTTCAGTGACGACAGAGATTTCATCACCTCCGCATGCGTCTTCTCGTCCGAGACCGGTGCCTGGGGTGAGATCACTTTGATTGTTATACCAGATGCATTAGTTCTGCCAAAGCCGACAGCTCTGATTGGAAACACAATCTACTTCCTGTTGGATAACAATAGCATCATTGAGTTCGTTTTGGATAAGCATAGCTTGGATTTAGTTGAGGAGGTGCCATATACCTACGATCAGACTATCATCATGCCGACAAAGGATGGATGCCTCGGTTTAGCTGGAGTGGAACGATTCAATTTCAATTTTAATCTGTGGTCAGAGGTGGCGAGCATTGACGGGGTGGTGACATGGACACATCTAAGGGTCATTGAACTCGAAAAAATTCTTGCGCCTGAGGCAGTGTCAGCGTGTATGGTTGGAGCTATTGGAGCGCATGCAGTTGGTTGTGCGGTAGATGCGGATGTGATCTTCATCGACGTGTATCCTAGGATCTATATGATCCATCTCAAGTCCATGAAGATCGAGGAGGTGTCTAAGTAA